The DNA window ACCCATGCGTGGAATGAGCGTGCCCGTCGATTGATCATGCATCATGACCGTCTGCCAGCGGTCTCCGAAACCTGGGTTTGGCTGGCGGAGGCGCGCATCCTGCTGCGGCGGTTGACCACAACGGTTTGATTTTGTCTACACCCTCTAAGGGAACCTTAAGAAGCTTCGCTGCTCGACATCCGGCGCGCGGAGTCCTTGCCGAGGCGTCGTGACAGGTGGAGCCAGACAAGGGTTCGTTCCGCTGTACCCGCCATCGGCTCAGATCTTGCGCAGTATCTTGCAAGGGCCGGGCAGGTGACACAGGAACTGACGTGCGCCATCACGATCTTGCACGCCGGCGGCGGTGACGAGCGCGACGCGCAGCAAACCCAGGGTATTGACCAAACGATGACGCTTGCGCCCGTTGACCTTCTTGCCCGCATCATCGCCACGCTCACCGGGGTTTGCCAACGCCGCCCAATTCCCTGAAGCTACGTGCCTTCTTGACCACACGAAGTTTGCACATGCCCGCGCGGCGCTGGACCGGCACGAACGCTGCCGTGATGGTGCCTCACAACGGTGAAACGCAGGCTCTAGAACCAAGGCACGCGCGGAAACCACAGAATGACACCCTTCCTCACGGAACTATTGAAAGACAGCGCCTACAAGCTCAGCCAATTCAAGCCCGAGCAAATCGCCGCGCTCGAAGCCTCCATCACCCTCAAGGATTCTGGAAATAAACCGACCCCCTACGTCACCTGCCTGGTGCGGGGCAAGCCGATCAAGCTCACCCCCGAGGAAGCCGTTCGGCAGCTTTACCTGATGGTCTTGCGCGACGATCTCGGCTACCCGATCAGTCGCATGGCCGTCGAGTATGAAGTCACCTTCGGGCGCGAAAAAAAGCGGGCCGACATCTGTCTCTTCGACAAGGACAAGATCGCCACGCCCTATATCCTTTTCGAACTCAAGAAGCCCAAACTCAAGGACGGCAAGGAGCAACTCAAGAGCTACTGCAACGCCACGGGCGCGCCGATGGGCGTCTGGACCAATGGCGATCAGATTTCCTACTACCACCGCAAGGATCCTAATTACTTCGAGGATATCCCCGCGATTCCATCGGTCCATGAAAAGCTGTCGGATATCCTGTCCGAACGCTGGACCATCGACGACTTGATCAAGCTCGACAAGCTCGTCAATGAACGAAAGTCGCTCAAGGATCTGATCCTCGAAATGGAGGATGAGGTGCTGGCCAATGCCGGCGTGGACGTGTTCGAGGAATTGTTCAAGCTCATCTTCACCAAACTCTACGATGAGTGGGAAGGCGGGCGCGACCGCAAACGCCATCTCGTCTTCAAGAACTACGGCGATACCGAAACCGAGCTAAAGGCCAAGATTCAGGATTTGTTCGACAAGGCCAGAACGAAATGGGAAGGCGTTTTTTCCGAAGGCGCGCGGCTCGATCTGACGCCGAGCCACCTGGCGGTCTGCGTCGCCTCGCTGGAAAAGGTCAAGCTCTTCAACTCCAACCTGGAAGTGGTCGACGAGGCATTCGAATACCTCATCAACAAATCCAGCAAGGGCGAGAAGGGCCAGTATTTCACCCCGCGCTATGTCATCGACCTGTGCGTGAAGATGCTCAATCCGCAGGCGGACGAAACGCTGATCGACACGGCGGCGGGGAGTTGCGGCTTTCCGGTGCATGCCATCTTCCATGTCTGGGAAGCCATCATGCGCGAGGCTGGGTTGACCAAGAGCCACCTGTTCACGACGGACAAGAAGCCCGCGCGCTGCGAGGACTATGTGCGCGACAAGGTCTTCGCCATCGACTTCGACGAGAAGGCGGTGCGCGTGGGCCGCACCTTGAACCTGATCGCTGGCGACGGTCAGACCAACGTCCTGCATCTCAACACCCTGGACTATGAACGTTGGGACGAAAAAACCGGCGACGAAACCTGGCTGGATGTCTACGGCGAGGGCTGGAAGCGTCTGCGTAAGCTGCGGCTCGACAAGACCAGCAACCGCGATTTCGGTTTCGACATCCTGATGGCCAATCCGCCCTTCGCGGGCGACATCAAGGAAACGCGCATCCTGGCCAAGTACGACCTGGCCCGCTCGGTCAGCCTGACCAAGATCGCCAAGGTCGACCCCCAGGATCGAAACATCGTCGATGCCACGCCAACCTTCCCCGAGGCGCTGCACGCCAGCCATGAGGTGATCTACAAGGTCGCCGACGGCACCTATCGCAAGGTCAAGGTCAAACATCAGAATACGGTCGGGCGCGACATCCTCTTCATCGAGCGCAACCTG is part of the Thiocystis violascens DSM 198 genome and encodes:
- a CDS encoding type I restriction enzyme HsdR N-terminal domain-containing protein, translating into MTPFLTELLKDSAYKLSQFKPEQIAALEASITLKDSGNKPTPYVTCLVRGKPIKLTPEEAVRQLYLMVLRDDLGYPISRMAVEYEVTFGREKKRADICLFDKDKIATPYILFELKKPKLKDGKEQLKSYCNATGAPMGVWTNGDQISYYHRKDPNYFEDIPAIPSVHEKLSDILSERWTIDDLIKLDKLVNERKSLKDLILEMEDEVLANAGVDVFEELFKLIFTKLYDEWEGGRDRKRHLVFKNYGDTETELKAKIQDLFDKARTKWEGVFSEGARLDLTPSHLAVCVASLEKVKLFNSNLEVVDEAFEYLINKSSKGEKGQYFTPRYVIDLCVKMLNPQADETLIDTAAGSCGFPVHAIFHVWEAIMREAGLTKSHLFTTDKKPARCEDYVRDKVFAIDFDEKAVRVGRTLNLIAGDGQTNVLHLNTLDYERWDEKTGDETWLDVYGEGWKRLRKLRLDKTSNRDFGFDILMANPPFAGDIKETRILAKYDLARSVSLTKIAKVDPQDRNIVDATPTFPEALHASHEVIYKVADGTYRKVKVKHQNTVGRDILFIERNLSFLKPG